The proteins below come from a single Rariglobus hedericola genomic window:
- a CDS encoding YggS family pyridoxal phosphate-dependent enzyme: MLPSYHEFKNRADAIRAQIAAACVAAGRDHSTVELLAVTKTHSADAADYASRYGLRAVGENRVQEAVDKQSQCTARIQWELIGHLQSNKAKLAATHFDRVQSVDSEKLLNHLDTAAAALGKVLPVLLQINAGRDPAKFGAELEDAPRLLETALGKKNLRIDGFMTIAPLSDDPAVAVRTFETLRTLRDELAAKFGVSLRELSMGMSGDMEAAVRAGSTQVRVGTALYGTR, encoded by the coding sequence ATGCTCCCCTCCTATCATGAGTTTAAAAATCGTGCGGACGCCATCCGCGCGCAGATCGCCGCCGCCTGCGTCGCCGCAGGTCGCGATCACTCCACCGTCGAGCTGCTTGCCGTGACCAAAACCCACTCCGCCGACGCTGCCGACTACGCCTCGCGCTACGGCCTGCGCGCCGTCGGCGAAAATCGCGTGCAGGAGGCCGTGGATAAGCAATCGCAATGCACGGCCCGCATCCAGTGGGAGCTCATCGGCCATCTCCAATCCAACAAAGCCAAGCTCGCCGCCACGCATTTCGACCGCGTGCAGAGCGTCGACAGCGAGAAACTCCTCAACCACCTCGACACCGCCGCCGCCGCGCTCGGCAAGGTCCTGCCCGTCCTCCTCCAAATCAACGCCGGCCGCGATCCTGCCAAGTTTGGCGCTGAGCTCGAAGACGCTCCGCGCCTGCTCGAAACCGCACTCGGCAAAAAAAATCTGCGCATCGACGGCTTCATGACCATCGCCCCGCTCTCCGACGATCCCGCAGTCGCGGTGCGCACCTTCGAGACATTGCGCACACTCCGCGACGAACTCGCCGCAAAATTTGGCGTGTCGTTGCGCGAACTTTCCATGGGCATGAGCGGCGACATGGAGGCCGCCGTGCGCGCCGGCAGCACGCAGGTGCGCGTCGGCACCGCGCTCTACGGCACGCGCTGA
- a CDS encoding YgfZ/GcvT domain-containing protein — protein MDKMSQIFDPSITWKSSNWPTACLHVTGEDALSFLQGQFTQELRSPIPLAAAYGLWLNQKGKVLADSFVLRETADSVWIISFSSSAAVISERLEAYIIADDVVITDVSADWHSVAVGGPEAEAWLMQVAGAVPAAGEFVRATGGGLVFCGRRDGGTSFEWLLPSTVGISAGLVEVSADDLERMRIATGLPRVPQDIGSGDLPNEGGLDAVGISYTKGCYLGQEVMARLKAMGTVRRRLVRVRAEGRGVPAVPCALLQGEKRVGELRSAVADGSGGFIGLAMVTKLGLDPAQPLAPEPGDAFIELIDTP, from the coding sequence ATGGATAAAATGAGTCAAATTTTCGACCCCAGTATCACCTGGAAATCCTCCAACTGGCCGACCGCATGCCTGCACGTGACCGGGGAAGATGCCTTATCCTTTTTACAGGGCCAGTTTACGCAAGAATTGAGATCTCCGATTCCCTTGGCTGCGGCTTATGGTTTATGGCTTAACCAAAAAGGGAAGGTCTTGGCGGATAGCTTTGTGCTTAGGGAAACGGCTGATAGTGTTTGGATTATCAGCTTTTCGTCGAGCGCGGCGGTGATTAGCGAGCGGCTCGAGGCTTACATCATCGCGGATGATGTGGTCATCACGGATGTCTCGGCTGACTGGCACAGTGTCGCCGTGGGCGGGCCCGAGGCGGAGGCTTGGCTGATGCAGGTGGCGGGTGCGGTGCCGGCGGCAGGCGAGTTTGTGCGTGCGACGGGTGGCGGCCTGGTATTTTGCGGGCGGCGTGATGGAGGAACGAGTTTTGAGTGGCTGCTGCCATCGACCGTTGGGATTTCGGCAGGATTAGTGGAGGTGTCGGCCGACGATTTGGAGCGGATGCGCATTGCGACGGGTCTGCCGCGGGTTCCGCAGGATATCGGGTCCGGTGATCTGCCGAATGAGGGCGGACTGGATGCCGTGGGTATTTCCTACACCAAGGGCTGTTATCTGGGGCAGGAAGTGATGGCGCGTCTCAAGGCCATGGGGACCGTGCGGCGCCGGCTGGTGCGGGTGCGTGCGGAGGGGCGCGGTGTGCCAGCGGTTCCCTGTGCGTTGTTGCAGGGCGAGAAACGCGTGGGTGAATTGCGCTCGGCGGTGGCGGATGGCTCGGGCGGTTTTATTGGGCTGGCGATGGTCACGAAGCTCGGACTCGATCCGGCGCAACCGCTCGCGCCCGAGCCCGGCGATGCATTTATCGAACTCATCGATACGCCATGA
- a CDS encoding prepilin peptidase, whose translation MTFDYADFSSAFPWFFPVMAGIFGAIVGSFLNVVIYRMPLDKSVVTPGSHCACGAPIKWYDNIPVLSWFILRGKARCCGRSYSFRYAFVELLTAALFTTSWLMFPPAKALCGMLFVACMLCALFIDLDHMIIPDTFTIGLGVAGVVLSVFVPSLHGQHDGVFFVSALQSGLISLQGLLIGSGLVLWIALIAEVLLRKEAMGFGDVKFVGAIGAFTGWQGAVFSIFGGAVVGIIWIALAFIWKKIFGDRIQVAPRAETPDGQPAELGMGVQIPFGPMLAVAGLLHFFYFTHWMDNYFAELAAIFQG comes from the coding sequence ATGACCTTCGACTACGCCGATTTTTCCTCCGCCTTCCCTTGGTTTTTTCCCGTCATGGCGGGCATCTTCGGCGCCATCGTCGGCAGTTTCCTCAACGTCGTCATCTACCGGATGCCGCTGGACAAATCCGTCGTCACCCCCGGCTCCCACTGCGCGTGCGGCGCGCCCATCAAGTGGTATGACAACATCCCCGTGCTCAGCTGGTTTATCCTGCGCGGCAAAGCCCGCTGTTGCGGCCGGTCCTACTCGTTTCGCTACGCCTTCGTCGAACTGCTCACCGCGGCACTTTTCACGACGAGCTGGCTGATGTTCCCGCCGGCGAAGGCGCTGTGCGGCATGCTGTTTGTCGCGTGCATGCTGTGCGCGCTCTTCATCGACCTCGATCACATGATCATCCCCGACACGTTCACCATCGGTCTCGGCGTGGCCGGCGTGGTGCTGTCGGTATTCGTTCCTTCATTACACGGTCAGCACGACGGCGTTTTCTTCGTGAGCGCCCTGCAATCGGGCCTCATCTCGCTGCAAGGCTTGTTGATCGGCTCCGGACTCGTGCTGTGGATCGCCCTCATCGCGGAGGTGCTGCTGCGCAAGGAAGCCATGGGGTTCGGAGACGTGAAATTCGTCGGCGCGATCGGCGCGTTCACCGGCTGGCAGGGCGCGGTGTTCTCCATCTTTGGCGGCGCGGTCGTCGGCATCATCTGGATCGCCCTCGCGTTCATCTGGAAAAAAATCTTCGGCGACCGCATCCAGGTCGCCCCGCGCGCCGAGACGCCCGACGGCCAGCCCGCCGAACTGGGCATGGGCGTGCAAATTCCCTTCGGCCCCATGCTGGCCGTCGCCGGCTTGCTCCACTTTTTCTATTTTACCCATTGGATGGACAACTACTTCGCCGAACTCGCGGCGATCTTCCAGGGCTGA
- the aroE gene encoding shikimate dehydrogenase, with protein sequence MLTDPIYTLADLDNWSFAGTALAVLGHPIKHSISPPMHNAALAQMAQSDARFASWKYFRFDIAPDDLPVALEKFSHHNFKGLNLTVPHKVLAFDLVNTSGTDAHEIGAVNTLTLESNSWFGENTDGYGLEAGILENFRTTIADRDIILLGAGGAARGAAVMCVHRHCRSLWIANRTAKNRDALQEHLLGASWHLKVPVFGFDPSAPPKELPLGALVINATSAGLKPNDPLPIDLSTLPRPRAVYDMIYNPPETPLLAQARALGIPAANGLSMLVHQGARALEIWSEAAVPVDAMRSAVHSAMKSSA encoded by the coding sequence ATGCTTACCGACCCGATTTACACGCTCGCCGATCTCGATAACTGGTCCTTCGCCGGAACCGCTCTCGCCGTGCTCGGCCACCCGATCAAGCACTCGATAAGCCCGCCGATGCACAACGCCGCGCTCGCACAGATGGCGCAAAGCGATGCGCGCTTCGCCTCGTGGAAATACTTCCGCTTCGACATCGCGCCCGACGACCTGCCCGTCGCCCTCGAAAAATTTAGCCATCATAACTTCAAAGGATTAAACCTTACGGTTCCCCACAAGGTCTTGGCCTTCGACCTTGTTAACACATCAGGAACCGACGCTCATGAAATCGGAGCTGTGAATACTCTCACCCTAGAATCCAACTCGTGGTTCGGTGAGAACACTGACGGCTACGGACTTGAAGCAGGAATTCTTGAGAACTTCAGGACTACGATAGCAGATAGAGATATCATATTACTTGGTGCAGGAGGAGCTGCTCGTGGTGCGGCCGTTATGTGTGTGCATAGGCACTGCAGATCATTGTGGATCGCTAACAGAACAGCGAAAAATCGGGACGCATTGCAGGAACATCTGTTGGGCGCATCTTGGCACCTTAAAGTGCCTGTATTCGGATTTGATCCTTCAGCACCGCCCAAAGAATTACCCCTCGGTGCTCTCGTCATCAATGCCACCAGCGCCGGCCTTAAACCCAACGACCCGCTGCCCATTGATTTGTCCACACTGCCGCGCCCAAGAGCAGTTTATGACATGATCTACAACCCGCCCGAGACCCCGCTCCTCGCGCAGGCTCGCGCACTCGGCATTCCCGCCGCCAACGGACTTTCGATGCTCGTCCACCAAGGTGCCCGTGCCCTCGAAATCTGGAGCGAGGCAGCCGTCCCCGTTGACGCGATGCGCAGCGCCGTTCATTCAGCCATGAAGTCTTCCGCATGA
- a CDS encoding 3-deoxy-7-phosphoheptulonate synthase, with protein MHKTSDINVVETRPLPSPAQLLAELPKTESQADFITRSRDEINRLIFTSDRRFLLVIGPCSIHDVEAGRDYARRLAKLSAEVSDRVMIVMRVYFEKPRTTVGWKGLVMDPHLDGSHDIAAGLRLGRAFLQEVLDLGLPTATEFLDPITPQYIADLVCWGAIGARTTESQTHRQLASGLSAPIGFKNGTDGGLQVAVNAIKAASQPQTFLGVSIDGAASAIVTKGNRNCHIVLRGGSGGPNYSADHIAKTEAALAKGGLPPSIMVDASHDNSAKKPELQPEVIRALLAQIAAGNTSIMGAMVESNLEAGNQAFPQPKENLRYGVSITDGCIGWDTTETMVREIHAALAPHFA; from the coding sequence ATGCACAAGACGTCCGACATCAATGTCGTGGAGACCCGCCCCCTCCCCTCGCCCGCCCAGCTGCTCGCCGAGCTGCCCAAAACCGAGAGCCAGGCCGATTTCATCACGCGCTCCCGCGACGAAATCAACCGCCTCATCTTCACCAGCGACCGCCGTTTCCTCCTCGTGATCGGACCTTGCTCGATCCACGACGTCGAAGCCGGCCGCGATTACGCCCGTCGCCTGGCCAAACTCTCCGCCGAGGTCTCCGACCGCGTCATGATCGTCATGCGCGTCTATTTTGAGAAACCGCGCACCACCGTCGGCTGGAAAGGCCTCGTGATGGATCCGCATCTCGATGGCTCGCACGACATCGCCGCCGGCCTGCGCCTCGGTCGCGCCTTTTTGCAGGAAGTCCTCGACCTCGGTCTGCCCACCGCCACCGAGTTCCTCGATCCCATCACGCCTCAATACATCGCCGACCTCGTGTGCTGGGGCGCCATCGGTGCCCGCACCACCGAGTCGCAAACGCACCGCCAGCTCGCGTCCGGCCTCTCCGCCCCCATCGGTTTCAAAAACGGCACCGACGGTGGCCTCCAGGTTGCGGTCAACGCCATCAAAGCCGCCTCGCAACCGCAGACGTTCCTCGGCGTTAGCATCGACGGCGCCGCTTCCGCCATCGTCACCAAAGGCAACCGCAACTGCCACATTGTCCTCCGCGGCGGCTCCGGCGGGCCCAACTACTCCGCCGATCACATCGCCAAGACCGAGGCCGCCCTCGCCAAAGGAGGCCTGCCGCCTTCGATCATGGTCGACGCCTCGCACGACAACTCCGCCAAGAAGCCCGAGCTGCAGCCCGAAGTCATCCGCGCCCTCCTCGCGCAGATCGCCGCCGGCAACACCTCGATCATGGGCGCGATGGTTGAGAGCAACCTCGAGGCCGGCAACCAAGCCTTCCCCCAGCCCAAGGAAAACCTCCGCTATGGCGTGAGCATCACCGACGGCTGCATCGGCTGGGACACGACCGAGACGATGGTCCGTGAAATCCACGCGGCCCTCGCTCCTCACTTCGCTTAA
- the galK gene encoding galactokinase, which translates to MKQKIAALFKQIHGRDAAVITRAPGRIEFIGNHTDYNGGTVLGASINRGVCVAIAPREDGKRNFFSEFTGKMVTLDASANGKQSGEASWINYPLGVIEALPAFGLKVPQGFDYVATSDLPTGAGLSSSAAIELASGLAFLAITGQQADRETLVKIGKHAENNFVGVPCGILDQGVSGFGKENSLVFIDCRGPRFDTVPLPAGAHFWIFNTHTKHALVDGLYATRHRECMEAAKTLGVSLLVEATPEQLDAAKDKLSADAYKRAKHVVDEIARVGRAVDVLKQGDLSSVGHLLTASHLSSQTLFGNSTEELDFLVDTLSRTLNVFGARLTGGGFGGAVMALTSEAFGDAQAREVADAYEAKYGVRPDILHMLTGEGAQVL; encoded by the coding sequence ATGAAGCAGAAAATCGCCGCCCTCTTTAAGCAAATCCACGGTCGTGACGCAGCGGTCATCACACGCGCGCCGGGCCGGATCGAATTCATCGGCAACCATACCGACTACAACGGCGGCACCGTTTTGGGCGCATCGATTAATCGCGGCGTGTGCGTGGCGATCGCGCCGCGCGAGGACGGGAAACGTAATTTCTTCAGCGAGTTCACGGGCAAGATGGTGACGCTCGACGCCTCCGCGAACGGCAAGCAGTCCGGCGAAGCGAGCTGGATCAATTATCCGCTCGGCGTGATCGAGGCGCTGCCGGCTTTCGGTCTCAAAGTTCCCCAAGGCTTCGACTATGTGGCGACGTCGGATCTGCCGACAGGCGCGGGACTTTCCAGCAGCGCGGCGATCGAGCTGGCCTCGGGCCTGGCGTTCCTCGCGATCACCGGCCAGCAGGCCGATCGCGAGACGCTCGTGAAGATCGGTAAGCATGCGGAGAATAATTTCGTCGGCGTGCCCTGCGGTATTCTTGACCAGGGCGTTTCGGGCTTCGGCAAGGAGAACAGCCTCGTGTTCATCGATTGCCGCGGTCCGCGTTTTGACACCGTGCCGTTGCCGGCGGGCGCGCATTTCTGGATCTTCAACACGCACACCAAGCATGCGCTGGTGGACGGTCTTTATGCCACGCGCCATCGCGAGTGCATGGAAGCCGCGAAGACGCTGGGTGTCTCCCTGCTCGTCGAGGCGACTCCCGAGCAATTGGACGCCGCGAAAGATAAACTTTCCGCCGATGCCTACAAACGCGCGAAGCACGTCGTCGATGAAATCGCGCGCGTCGGCCGCGCTGTCGATGTGCTCAAGCAGGGCGATCTTTCGTCGGTGGGGCACCTGCTCACGGCTTCTCATCTCAGTTCGCAGACCCTGTTTGGCAACAGCACTGAGGAACTCGATTTTCTCGTGGATACGCTTTCGCGCACGCTGAACGTGTTTGGCGCGCGTCTCACTGGCGGCGGTTTTGGCGGCGCGGTGATGGCGCTCACGAGCGAAGCGTTTGGTGATGCGCAGGCCCGCGAGGTGGCCGATGCCTACGAGGCAAAATACGGCGTGCGTCCCGACATCCTACATATGCTCACCGGCGAAGGCGCGCAGGTGCTTTAA
- a CDS encoding SirB1 family protein, translated as MENAQPSLGSREAVLALLDDPSPAVRKALLTHFAAQGEPARIFLEEVANGGRRLLAKHARSFLEELKFTDPVSEFRDFIRSLNYELETGALLLARTVFPDLDVGLSCQRLDDLAARCRELIAEPLSVREKCRVMNRVLFHENGFRGNAEHYTDPLNSFLPLVLERRKGIPLSLSIVYLLVAQRLGIDLEPVGLPGHFMVGCYLEDAPLFIDPFEHGTFRSPEEVFAFLKAGSHQPKVSDLAPTTVREVLCRSCRNLANHYAAAGDAERSKLFTSFVDEFEQTYERHAQP; from the coding sequence GTGGAAAACGCTCAACCCAGTCTCGGCTCCCGCGAAGCAGTGCTGGCGTTGCTCGACGACCCTAGTCCCGCGGTCCGCAAGGCCTTGCTCACCCACTTCGCCGCCCAAGGCGAGCCGGCCCGCATCTTCCTTGAAGAGGTCGCCAACGGCGGCCGCCGCCTGCTCGCCAAACATGCGCGCAGTTTCCTCGAAGAGCTCAAATTCACCGACCCCGTTTCCGAATTTCGCGACTTCATCCGCTCGCTCAACTACGAGCTTGAGACCGGCGCGCTGCTCCTCGCCCGCACCGTGTTTCCCGATCTCGATGTGGGCCTGAGTTGCCAGCGTCTCGACGACCTCGCCGCCCGCTGCCGCGAGTTGATCGCCGAGCCGTTGTCCGTCCGCGAAAAATGCCGCGTCATGAACCGCGTGCTGTTTCACGAAAACGGTTTCCGCGGCAACGCCGAGCACTACACCGACCCTCTCAACAGCTTTCTTCCCCTCGTGCTGGAGCGCCGCAAAGGCATTCCGCTTTCACTGAGCATTGTTTACCTGCTCGTCGCCCAACGCCTCGGCATCGACCTCGAACCCGTCGGCTTGCCCGGCCACTTCATGGTCGGCTGCTACCTCGAGGACGCCCCGCTCTTCATCGATCCGTTTGAACACGGCACCTTCCGCTCGCCCGAGGAGGTTTTTGCGTTTTTAAAGGCCGGCTCTCACCAGCCCAAGGTTTCCGACCTCGCCCCCACGACAGTTCGCGAGGTGCTCTGCCGCAGCTGCCGCAACCTCGCCAATCATTACGCCGCCGCGGGTGACGCCGAACGTTCCAAGCTCTTCACCAGCTTCGTCGACGAATTCGAACAGACCTACGAACGCCACGCGCAACCGTAG
- a CDS encoding LysR family transcriptional regulator produces the protein MQIENFKIFADLVETKSFSKSAKINAITQSAVSQQARAMERHFKALLIDRSQKQFQLTREGQRVYEAAKELLHSYDKLASELQEMKKVISGTIRISTIYSIGLHELPPFIKRFLVDYPSVNVRVEYRRSNLVYEDILHNSVDFGLVAFPVRTRQIEQLPFRNDRLVLIAHPRHPLAKCVEGGVELKQLAGQKFIGFDPDIPTRKAVDQIFRDNKLEIEPVMEFDNIETVKRAVEIDHGIAIVPQATVQQEQQQGTLAVIPFKNKEFTRPLAILHRKGRVLTPAMKKFIETLGMNLPGSNDDN, from the coding sequence ATGCAAATTGAAAACTTCAAAATCTTCGCGGACCTGGTGGAAACGAAGAGTTTCTCAAAATCGGCAAAGATCAATGCCATCACTCAGTCAGCGGTGAGCCAGCAGGCCAGGGCGATGGAGCGTCATTTCAAGGCTCTCCTGATTGATCGCAGTCAGAAGCAATTTCAGCTGACCCGTGAAGGGCAGCGGGTTTACGAGGCGGCGAAGGAGTTGCTGCACAGTTACGACAAGCTCGCGAGCGAGCTGCAGGAGATGAAGAAAGTCATCAGCGGCACGATTCGGATCTCGACGATTTATTCGATCGGGCTCCATGAGCTGCCGCCGTTCATCAAACGCTTTTTGGTGGATTATCCGTCGGTCAACGTGCGCGTTGAATACCGTCGGTCGAACCTCGTTTATGAGGACATTCTGCACAACTCGGTTGATTTCGGCCTGGTGGCGTTTCCGGTGCGCACGCGCCAGATTGAGCAACTTCCGTTTCGCAACGATCGTCTCGTGCTGATCGCGCATCCGCGGCATCCGCTGGCGAAGTGCGTGGAAGGTGGCGTGGAGTTGAAGCAACTCGCGGGACAGAAATTTATCGGCTTCGATCCGGACATCCCGACGCGTAAGGCGGTCGACCAGATTTTCCGCGACAACAAGCTCGAGATTGAGCCCGTCATGGAGTTCGACAACATCGAGACGGTGAAGCGCGCGGTCGAGATCGACCACGGCATCGCCATCGTCCCGCAAGCCACGGTTCAGCAAGAGCAGCAACAGGGAACGCTCGCCGTCATCCCATTTAAGAACAAGGAGTTCACGCGTCCGCTGGCGATTTTGCATCGCAAGGGCCGCGTCCTCACGCCGGCGATGAAGAAGTTCATCGAGACGCTCGGGATGAATCTGCCGGGGTCAAACGACGATAATTGA
- a CDS encoding malate dehydrogenase, translating to MSNTPIRVAVTGAAGQISYSLLFRIASGAMFGPDQPVILQLIEVPFEKAMKALEGVAMELDDCAFPLLKGMVLTDDPRVGFKDANWSLLVGAKPRGPGMERADLLKDNGKIFIGQGQIIDEVAAADARIAVVGNPANTNCMIAASQAKRLTPDRFTAMVRLDQNRAQAQLAKKAGVDLTAVKDIFIYGNHSPTMFPAFKHATINGKPVKEVITDIDWLKGPFLETVGKRGAAIIAARGLSSAASAANALVDHVRSLVTPGAIHSVAVKSEGRYGFDPDVWAGMPVKTTTPGSYEVITSYELCDFCKEKIALTNKELVEERAAVLDMIKG from the coding sequence ATGAGCAACACCCCCATTCGCGTCGCTGTGACCGGAGCCGCCGGCCAGATTTCCTACTCGCTTCTTTTCCGCATCGCCTCCGGCGCGATGTTCGGCCCCGACCAGCCGGTCATCCTCCAGCTCATCGAAGTCCCTTTCGAAAAAGCCATGAAAGCCCTCGAAGGCGTCGCCATGGAACTCGACGACTGCGCCTTCCCGCTCCTCAAGGGCATGGTCCTCACCGATGATCCCCGCGTTGGTTTCAAAGACGCCAACTGGTCCCTCCTCGTCGGTGCCAAGCCACGCGGCCCCGGCATGGAGCGCGCCGATCTCCTCAAAGATAACGGCAAGATTTTCATTGGCCAGGGTCAGATCATCGACGAAGTCGCCGCAGCCGACGCCCGCATCGCAGTGGTTGGCAATCCTGCCAACACGAACTGCATGATCGCCGCCTCGCAAGCGAAGCGCCTCACGCCCGACCGCTTCACCGCCATGGTGCGCCTCGACCAAAACCGCGCCCAGGCCCAGCTCGCCAAAAAAGCCGGCGTCGATCTCACCGCCGTCAAAGACATCTTCATCTACGGCAACCACAGCCCCACCATGTTCCCGGCGTTCAAGCACGCCACGATCAACGGCAAGCCGGTTAAGGAAGTCATCACCGACATCGACTGGCTCAAGGGTCCGTTCCTCGAAACCGTCGGTAAACGCGGTGCCGCCATCATCGCCGCGCGCGGTTTGTCATCAGCCGCCTCGGCCGCCAACGCCCTCGTCGATCACGTCCGCTCGCTCGTCACTCCCGGAGCTATTCACTCCGTCGCCGTGAAGAGCGAAGGTCGCTACGGCTTCGACCCCGATGTCTGGGCCGGCATGCCCGTGAAGACCACCACGCCCGGCAGCTACGAGGTCATCACCAGCTACGAGCTGTGCGACTTCTGCAAAGAGAAGATCGCCCTCACCAACAAGGAACTGGTCGAAGAACGCGCCGCCGTCCTCGACATGATCAAAGGCTGA
- a CDS encoding (deoxy)nucleoside triphosphate pyrophosphohydrolase — protein sequence MSSALKPPLLVVCALIERDGHVLMAQRPAHKHLGGKWEFPGGKIEPGETPEAALHRELLEELGSTVEILRPLAAHTHAYATVTVQLIPFVVRLTANSPAPQTHEHAALRWVPAGELLTLDLPEADLPIINDYLRR from the coding sequence GTGTCCTCTGCGTTAAAACCTCCTCTTCTCGTCGTCTGCGCCTTGATCGAACGCGACGGCCACGTGCTCATGGCCCAGCGCCCCGCGCACAAACACCTCGGTGGAAAATGGGAATTCCCCGGCGGCAAGATCGAGCCCGGCGAAACGCCCGAAGCCGCTCTCCATCGTGAACTCCTCGAAGAACTCGGCAGCACCGTCGAGATTCTCCGCCCGCTCGCCGCGCACACCCACGCCTATGCGACGGTCACCGTGCAACTCATCCCGTTTGTCGTCCGCCTCACCGCGAACAGCCCGGCCCCGCAAACCCACGAACACGCCGCCCTCCGCTGGGTGCCCGCCGGCGAACTTCTTACCCTCGATCTGCCCGAAGCCGATCTACCGATCATCAACGACTACCTGCGCCGTTAA
- a CDS encoding glycoside hydrolase family 16 protein produces the protein MRPHCFALLVSLVALAGSAGAQPTTGLSGTSDSRSEKVSFDPAKWTLAWSDEFDRPGAPDATHWQREEGYRRNKEAQYYTRDRAENARIEDGHLIIEARRDNWNGKPITSASLTTKGKKAFLYGRIEVRAKIPTGLGTWPAVWTLGDNIDQAGWPACGEIDILENVGFSPRAIHANVHCKAYNHMTKTGKGRSIEVDAPWSDFHVYAVEWYEDRLEFFFDDTRYFIFRKESDDPAKWPFAKSQYLILNLAIGGTWGGARGVDESLLPHRFEIDYVRYYQRTEAQPAPSAQP, from the coding sequence ATGCGTCCTCATTGCTTCGCCTTGCTGGTTTCACTCGTCGCCCTGGCCGGTTCGGCCGGTGCCCAGCCCACCACCGGACTTTCCGGCACGTCCGACAGTCGGTCCGAAAAAGTTTCCTTCGATCCCGCCAAGTGGACGCTCGCGTGGTCCGACGAATTCGACCGGCCCGGCGCGCCCGACGCCACGCACTGGCAACGCGAAGAAGGCTACCGCCGAAATAAAGAGGCCCAGTATTACACGCGTGATCGCGCTGAAAATGCCCGCATCGAAGACGGCCACCTCATCATCGAGGCGCGCCGCGACAACTGGAACGGCAAGCCCATCACCTCGGCCAGCCTGACCACCAAGGGCAAAAAAGCATTCCTTTACGGCCGCATCGAAGTGCGCGCAAAAATTCCGACGGGCCTCGGCACCTGGCCGGCCGTCTGGACGCTGGGCGACAACATCGATCAAGCCGGCTGGCCCGCCTGCGGCGAAATCGACATCTTGGAAAACGTCGGCTTCTCCCCGCGCGCCATTCACGCGAACGTTCATTGCAAAGCTTACAACCACATGACGAAAACCGGCAAAGGTCGCTCCATCGAAGTGGACGCGCCTTGGTCGGATTTTCACGTTTACGCCGTCGAGTGGTATGAGGACCGCCTCGAATTCTTTTTCGACGACACCCGCTATTTTATCTTCCGCAAAGAGTCCGATGATCCCGCCAAGTGGCCTTTCGCGAAATCCCAATACCTCATCCTCAATCTCGCGATTGGCGGCACATGGGGTGGCGCACGCGGCGTGGACGAATCCTTGCTGCCGCACCGGTTTGAAATCGATTACGTGCGTTACTATCAACGCACCGAGGCCCAACCCGCTCCATCTGCACAACCCTGA